The following coding sequences lie in one Arachis ipaensis cultivar K30076 chromosome B03, Araip1.1, whole genome shotgun sequence genomic window:
- the LOC107633577 gene encoding protein FAR1-RELATED SEQUENCE 5-like, translating into MESNFIEPISHSPDSFTNCNTIHSSDNFLNTCDVKGEKFNKVSNAIECMDITEFGSDDTDLVDEVCCLAEDEIPIVGMQFEDLKLAQEFYATYAKKVGFVCKIRNTNLDRMTKEPINQSIHYNREGFRGSHVKAPTRKNTVAGVGCRARIYAKFDREKKDWVLLKVDLRHSHPCSTKKVLHYHENRESTMHVKCMIEVNDEAGIRPDKTFLALANEVGGPSNLGFFEKDVKNYISARLRSTNINADVKEMLDYLMRMKEMNPNFFYVVNVDDDYKFQSAVWVDVRCRASYEYYGDVVSFDTTYSTNRHGLPFAAFVGVNHHGKSTLLGCALLGTEEIPSFEWVFTQ; encoded by the exons ATGGAGTCCAATTTTATTGAACCGATTTCTCATTCCCCAGATTCCTTCACCAACTGCAATACCATCCATTCAAGTGACAATTTTCTCAATACTTGTGACGTGAAAGGTGAAAAGTTTAACAAGGTTAGCAAT GCCATAGAATGTATGGACATTACTGAGTTTGGAAGTGATGACACAGATCTTGTTGATGAGGTTTG TTGCCTTGCCGAAGATGAAATACCAATAGTTGGGATGCAGTTTGAGGATTTGAAACTGGCTCAGGAATTTTATGCTACATATGCAAAGAAAGTCGGTTTCGTATGTAAGATACGGAACACAAATCTTGATAGGATGACAAAAGAACCGATTAACCAATCTATCCATTATAACCGGGAGGGTTTTCGTGGATCTCATGTTAAAGCACCCACACGGAAGAACACGGTTGCAGGTGTGGGGTGCAGAGCAAGGATATATGCAAAGTTTGACAGAGAGAAGAAAGACTGGGTCTTGTTGAAGGTTGATTTGAGGCACTCGCACCCGTGTTCAACTAAAAAGGTGTTGCATTACCACGAGAATAGAGAGTCAACCATGCATGTGAAATGCATGATTGAGGTTAATGATGAGGCAGGAATTCGACCCGATAAGACATTTCTAGCATTGGCTAATGAGGTTGGTGGGCCGTCGAACTTGGGCTTCTTCGAGAAGGATGTCAAGAATTACATCTCAGCAAGACTCCGATCCACTAATATCAACGCCGATGTTAAGGAGATGCTGGATTACTTGATGCGAATGAAGGAGATGAATCCGAACTTCTTCTACGTAGTAAATGTGGACGACGATTACAAATTTCAAAGTGCAGTTTGGGTGGATGTACGGTGCAGGGCTTCTTATGAGTACTATGGAGACGTGGTGTCATTTGATACCACATACAGCACGAACCG GCATGGTTTGCCGTTCGCCGCTTTCGTAGGTGTAAACCACCATGGTAAGTCTACTTTGTTGGGTTGTGCTCTTCTAGGCACTGAGGAGATCCCTAGCTTCGAGTGGGTGTTCACGCAATGA